The following are from one region of the Leptolyngbyaceae cyanobacterium genome:
- a CDS encoding serine/threonine-protein kinase gives MWAGGQSVGGGRYIIENILGMGGFGVTYKAKHTELNTYAVIKTPREDLQYEADYDKFVQRFLKEGQLLAKLAQKRHPHIVRVTDLFREGDIDCLVMEYIEGESLWQRVKRTKQPLSEAEALKYFQQVGDALSVVHQDGLVHRDAHPDNIMLTANGLAVLIDFGIAGEFVPATTFSRHFGNKVFAPLEQFELGNDNRQPTIDIYTLAASLYYAVTAQCPQWKNDKLIPPQQFNPKVCDKVNEAILEGMKAKREHRPQSMQQWLQLLAETGEPKIDWRRYGKLRDLLATGKWKEADGETAQLMLMVAGREKEFWLSERDIDNFPCQDLRSIDHLWVKYSNGRFGFSVQKRIYQSLGGTREYDAKIWDAFGDRVGWRKNGEWLDYQKLIFNTNAPMAYLPWFGGPTSYGGRVWGRYGLALVGLGVWGLGGCFFSRVETCRL, from the coding sequence ATGTGGGCAGGTGGGCAGTCAGTTGGCGGCGGTAGATATATTATTGAAAATATCTTGGGTATGGGTGGCTTTGGCGTTACCTACAAGGCGAAGCATACGGAACTTAATACTTACGCCGTGATTAAAACGCCCAGAGAAGACTTGCAATATGAAGCAGATTATGATAAATTCGTGCAACGCTTCCTCAAAGAAGGGCAGTTACTCGCTAAATTAGCTCAAAAACGCCATCCTCATATCGTTCGCGTCACGGATTTGTTTCGCGAAGGTGACATTGACTGTCTGGTGATGGAATATATTGAGGGAGAAAGTTTGTGGCAAAGGGTAAAACGGACAAAGCAACCGTTATCGGAAGCTGAGGCGCTAAAATACTTTCAGCAAGTTGGGGATGCTTTGAGTGTCGTTCACCAAGATGGATTGGTGCATCGGGATGCCCACCCGGATAATATCATGTTAACGGCTAATGGGTTGGCGGTGTTGATCGATTTTGGGATTGCGGGGGAGTTTGTTCCTGCTACGACTTTTTCTCGCCATTTTGGAAATAAGGTTTTTGCGCCGCTAGAACAATTTGAATTGGGAAATGATAATCGCCAACCAACTATCGATATTTATACTTTGGCAGCTTCTCTTTATTATGCGGTGACGGCGCAATGTCCGCAATGGAAAAATGATAAGTTGATTCCGCCACAGCAGTTTAATCCGAAGGTTTGCGATAAGGTAAATGAAGCTATTCTGGAAGGGATGAAAGCGAAGAGAGAACACCGTCCCCAGTCGATGCAGCAGTGGTTGCAACTTTTGGCGGAAACTGGGGAACCTAAGATTGATTGGCGAAGATATGGGAAATTGCGCGACTTGCTGGCGACGGGGAAATGGAAAGAGGCGGATGGGGAAACGGCGCAACTGATGTTGATGGTAGCAGGGAGAGAAAAAGAATTTTGGCTGAGTGAGAGAGATATTGATAATTTTCCTTGTCAAGACCTCCGCTCTATTGACCATCTGTGGGTAAAATACAGCAATGGGCGCTTCGGCTTTTCGGTGCAGAAACGCATCTATCAAAGTCTGGGCGGTACGAGAGAGTACGACGCAAAAATTTGGGATGCTTTTGGCGATCGTGTAGGCTGGAGAAAGAATGGTGAATGGTTAGATTACCAAAAACTCATATTTAATACCAATGCTCCTATGGCCTACCTCCCGTGGTTTGGGGGGCCTACCTCCTATGGGGGGCGTGTGTGGGGGCGTTATGGGTTGGCGTTGGTTGGGTTGGGGGTGTGGGGTTTGGGTGGGTGTTTCTTCTCTCGCGTGGAGACTTGTAGATTGTAA
- a CDS encoding serine/threonine-protein kinase, whose translation MNWNNGQQLQNGNYTIKCELGRGRYGITYLAKDNKNGQDVVIKTLNYEELDRQIKTHQITPEEQIKLETRFLDEADKLRRYNHPHIVKVKKTFKEGDRGCIVIEYIPGDTLNRLVKRVLPEKEALRYIQQIGDALREVHKQDDLHRDVKPDNIMIRAGKYDAVLIDFELVRGFDHLLSRQVTEVGFAALELYMPQKDKGAYTDVYALAATLYAVLTGEKPPDAKDIRDGKAQLIPPKQLNPLISERVNKAILTGMQLEAENRPANVDEWLKLLGLKRRIPIPVPNFEPTVWGSWANVVIAITGIVTTFILLKNEFVKPPVNPSPPPPPANTK comes from the coding sequence ATGAATTGGAACAACGGGCAGCAATTACAAAACGGTAACTACACCATTAAATGCGAACTTGGGCGAGGAAGATATGGCATAACTTATCTTGCCAAAGATAATAAAAATGGTCAAGATGTAGTTATCAAAACTTTGAACTACGAAGAACTGGATCGCCAAATTAAAACTCATCAAATAACCCCTGAAGAACAAATTAAATTAGAAACTAGATTTTTGGATGAAGCTGATAAATTGCGCCGATATAATCATCCCCATATCGTGAAAGTTAAAAAAACTTTTAAAGAAGGCGATCGCGGATGTATTGTCATAGAATATATTCCAGGGGATACTTTAAATCGATTAGTCAAACGAGTTTTGCCAGAAAAAGAAGCATTGCGTTATATCCAACAAATTGGTGACGCACTTAGGGAAGTTCACAAACAGGATGATCTGCATCGAGATGTCAAACCAGATAATATTATGATTCGCGCTGGTAAATACGATGCAGTGTTAATTGATTTTGAATTAGTGCGAGGTTTCGATCATCTTTTGTCGCGACAGGTAACGGAAGTTGGTTTTGCTGCTTTGGAACTTTATATGCCGCAAAAAGATAAAGGCGCTTATACTGATGTTTATGCTTTGGCGGCTACGCTTTATGCTGTTTTGACAGGGGAAAAACCACCTGACGCAAAGGATATTAGAGATGGTAAAGCACAGTTGATTCCTCCCAAACAATTAAATCCATTAATTTCGGAACGAGTTAACAAAGCGATTTTGACAGGAATGCAGCTAGAAGCCGAAAATCGCCCCGCCAATGTTGATGAATGGTTGAAGTTGTTAGGATTGAAACGGCGAATTCCCATACCTGTACCCAATTTTGAGCCAACAGTCTGGGGAAGTTGGGCAAATGTAGTAATTGCTATCACAGGAATAGTAACTACGTTTATTTTATTGAAAAATGAGTTTGTCAAACCCCCTGTTAATCCTTCCCCTCCCCCACCGCCAGCAAATACGAAATAA
- the argJ gene encoding bifunctional ornithine acetyltransferase/N-acetylglutamate synthase → MAEWQEIDGSVTAPRGYRAAGITAGLKASGLPDLALIVSDAEAIAAGVFTTNHVCAAPVVYCRERLQAKHGAKAILCNSGQANAATGLQGIADAQESARLLSEALNIAPEDILLASTGVIGQRIKMDALRSGIPQIVTALSETGGESAAKAIMTTDLVKKSIALETTIHDRPVRIGGIAKGSGMIHPNMATMLSFVTCDAAVSPSLWQQMLSRATDRSFNQITVDGDTSTNDTLIALANGQSRTPAITEMGTEAEKLEEMLTAVCQYLAKAIARDGEGATCLIEVVVTGATDDKSARQVARTIAGSSLVKSAVFGRDPNWGRIAGAAGRAGVHFDQNDLQIKLGNFLLMENGQPLAFDRSAASQYLKAAAAGAYLKEDTVLITVNIGNGSGFGKAWGCDLSYDYVKINAEYTT, encoded by the coding sequence ATGGCAGAATGGCAAGAGATCGATGGTAGCGTGACAGCGCCCAGGGGATATCGGGCGGCGGGGATTACGGCGGGGCTGAAAGCTTCGGGGCTACCGGATTTGGCTTTAATCGTGTCCGATGCGGAAGCGATCGCAGCTGGGGTTTTTACCACAAATCACGTCTGTGCAGCACCGGTGGTATATTGTCGGGAACGACTACAAGCCAAACATGGTGCAAAAGCGATTCTGTGCAATTCCGGACAAGCAAACGCCGCTACCGGATTGCAAGGGATTGCAGATGCCCAAGAAAGTGCCAGATTATTAAGCGAAGCCTTAAATATCGCGCCAGAAGACATTTTATTGGCATCCACTGGCGTGATCGGTCAACGAATTAAAATGGATGCGTTGCGGTCTGGCATTCCTCAAATAGTTACTGCATTATCAGAAACAGGAGGCGAGTCAGCTGCAAAAGCGATCATGACTACCGACTTAGTGAAAAAGTCGATCGCATTAGAAACCACCATACACGATCGCCCAGTGCGAATTGGCGGAATTGCCAAAGGTTCCGGCATGATCCATCCCAACATGGCAACCATGCTATCGTTTGTAACGTGCGATGCCGCAGTTTCCCCATCATTGTGGCAACAAATGTTAAGTCGGGCAACCGATCGCAGTTTCAATCAAATTACCGTAGATGGGGATACCAGCACCAACGATACCCTAATCGCCTTAGCCAACGGACAATCGCGCACCCCCGCCATTACCGAAATGGGCACAGAAGCGGAAAAATTAGAAGAAATGCTCACCGCAGTATGTCAATATTTAGCAAAAGCGATCGCCAGAGATGGAGAAGGTGCCACCTGTTTAATAGAAGTCGTCGTAACTGGCGCCACAGATGACAAATCCGCCCGTCAAGTTGCCAGAACGATCGCCGGATCGTCCTTAGTCAAATCAGCCGTGTTCGGTCGCGATCCCAACTGGGGACGCATTGCAGGCGCAGCAGGACGCGCCGGAGTTCACTTCGACCAAAACGACTTGCAAATCAAATTAGGCAACTTCCTACTGATGGAAAACGGACAACCTTTGGCGTTCGATCGATCTGCTGCTAGCCAATATCTCAAAGCTGCCGCCGCAGGTGCGTATCTAAAAGAAGACACCGTGTTAATAACCGTCAACATTGGCAACGGTTCCGGTTTTGGCAAAGCTTGGGGATGCGATCTCAGCTACGATTACGTAAAGATTAACGCCGAATACACCACTTAA
- a CDS encoding pyruvate kinase codes for MLTKISEPQQIDYVELSNPQALLRTLQNLRQAVYEEGEIILNQWQSQLKRPDFRHSAQNLAYYLSLRRRDLRPLQTALMPWGLSSLGRIEARVMPNLDAVIATLTAICQPNTASLPKRPPLEAFFEGTRLLQKHTEALFGKNSTQRQVRILVTLPTDATNNYEFVRDLLNRGADCVRINCAHDNTEKWEAMIANVRRAEQETGKSCKVLMDLSGPKPRTGNIIEPSDGKRVLEGDYILLKHAKANKKSDKKSTQIKQDNTGLSGKSFQTSCTIPEILDQLKIGAVVWIDDGKIGTQVVDTNYRLTAESTPGVLLRVTHAPPKGAKLRPDKGLNFPDTVLQLSPLTEKDYQDLDFVATHADIIGYSFVQQAADIALLQQALETRIKDLQIPAIVAKIETPEAVRNLPELIVQAAGKQSFGVMIARGDLAVEIGYQRMVEMQEEILWLCEAAHVPVIWATQVLESLVKEGTPSRGEMTDAAMAERAECVMLNKGPFVAEAVTILDDVLTRMQAHQKKKTPQLRALHSW; via the coding sequence ATGCTAACTAAAATCTCCGAACCACAACAAATAGATTACGTAGAACTTTCCAACCCACAAGCTTTGCTGAGAACACTGCAAAATCTTCGCCAAGCAGTTTACGAAGAAGGAGAAATCATCCTAAATCAATGGCAATCTCAGCTAAAAAGACCCGACTTTCGCCACAGCGCCCAGAATTTAGCTTACTACCTATCCCTCAGACGAAGAGACTTACGCCCGTTGCAAACAGCTTTGATGCCTTGGGGACTTTCATCTTTAGGCAGAATAGAAGCCAGAGTAATGCCAAATTTAGATGCAGTGATAGCTACCCTCACCGCAATTTGTCAACCAAACACCGCTTCCCTTCCCAAACGCCCACCACTAGAAGCATTTTTTGAAGGTACTCGCCTACTTCAGAAACATACAGAAGCATTATTTGGTAAAAACTCAACTCAGCGCCAGGTAAGAATTTTAGTTACTTTACCCACAGATGCGACTAACAATTACGAATTCGTGCGAGATTTATTGAATCGAGGTGCTGATTGCGTGCGAATTAATTGCGCCCATGATAATACAGAAAAATGGGAAGCTATGATAGCAAACGTGCGTCGCGCCGAACAAGAAACGGGGAAATCCTGCAAAGTATTAATGGATTTAAGTGGGCCAAAACCCCGCACGGGAAATATCATCGAACCTTCCGACGGTAAGAGAGTATTAGAAGGAGATTATATTTTATTAAAGCACGCGAAAGCCAACAAAAAAAGCGACAAAAAATCAACACAAATTAAACAAGATAACACGGGATTATCTGGTAAATCTTTTCAAACGAGTTGCACCATTCCAGAAATACTCGATCAATTAAAAATAGGTGCAGTAGTTTGGATTGATGATGGAAAAATTGGCACTCAGGTAGTCGATACAAACTATCGATTAACTGCTGAAAGCACCCCAGGCGTTTTGTTACGAGTTACCCACGCGCCACCCAAAGGCGCGAAGCTTCGTCCCGACAAAGGATTAAATTTTCCCGATACAGTTTTGCAGTTAAGTCCATTAACAGAAAAAGATTATCAAGATTTAGATTTCGTTGCCACTCATGCGGATATTATCGGATATTCTTTCGTCCAACAAGCCGCAGATATTGCATTACTTCAACAAGCATTAGAAACGCGGATTAAGGATTTGCAAATTCCCGCTATTGTTGCTAAAATCGAAACTCCTGAAGCAGTGCGTAACTTGCCAGAATTAATCGTACAAGCAGCCGGAAAACAATCCTTTGGCGTGATGATTGCCAGAGGCGATTTAGCAGTCGAAATCGGCTACCAACGGATGGTAGAAATGCAGGAAGAAATTCTTTGGTTGTGCGAAGCTGCCCATGTTCCAGTAATTTGGGCAACGCAAGTTTTAGAAAGTTTAGTCAAAGAAGGAACGCCTTCCAGAGGAGAAATGACTGATGCAGCAATGGCGGAAAGGGCAGAATGCGTTATGCTCAATAAAGGGCCATTTGTTGCTGAAGCAGTCACGATTTTAGATGATGTTTTGACGCGAATGCAAGCACATCAAAAGAAGAAAACACCTCAATTGCGGGCGTTACATTCTTGGTAA
- a CDS encoding cyclic nucleotide-binding domain-containing protein, which yields MLEPAKTLSIFQKQPSPKTFSAGEIIFAEGQPGDFLYGILAGEVDLSVNGKVVETIKTGQVFGAGALIGVSTRTYTAIAKTDCQLAFIDKQRFLFAVQETPMFALEVMKSYSERLSRLEHKL from the coding sequence ATGTTAGAACCAGCCAAAACACTCAGCATCTTTCAAAAACAACCAAGTCCCAAGACATTTTCCGCCGGTGAAATCATCTTTGCAGAAGGACAACCGGGTGATTTCCTATATGGGATTTTGGCAGGAGAAGTTGACTTATCAGTTAATGGCAAAGTTGTGGAAACAATTAAGACGGGGCAGGTTTTTGGGGCTGGCGCACTAATCGGAGTAAGCACCAGAACTTATACTGCAATTGCCAAAACTGACTGCCAACTTGCTTTTATTGATAAGCAACGATTTCTGTTTGCTGTCCAAGAAACACCTATGTTTGCACTTGAAGTAATGAAAAGTTATTCCGAACGTCTTAGTCGCTTAGAACATAAACTCTAA
- a CDS encoding class I SAM-dependent methyltransferase, whose product MATILREWSYRYQWLYDAVSGLAALSVGGESRFRRLALQGLTILPETKVLDLCCGSGQATQILVEYSQNVTGLDASPLSLKRAQQNVPQAEYVEAFAEDMPFADKIFDLVHTSVAMHEMEPTQLRKILNEVYRVLKPGGTFALVDFHPPTNPLFWPPISLFLWLFETETAWQLLQTDLLKLLEEIGFQQKKQILYAGGSLQVIQVNK is encoded by the coding sequence ATGGCAACTATTTTAAGAGAGTGGAGTTATCGATATCAGTGGTTATACGATGCTGTATCTGGTTTAGCTGCTTTAAGTGTGGGTGGAGAAAGTCGATTTCGTCGATTAGCTTTGCAAGGCTTGACTATTCTTCCAGAAACTAAAGTGTTAGACCTTTGTTGCGGTAGCGGACAAGCTACCCAAATTTTGGTGGAATATTCGCAAAACGTGACCGGATTGGATGCTTCTCCTCTGTCTTTGAAACGGGCGCAGCAGAACGTGCCACAAGCTGAGTACGTAGAAGCTTTTGCTGAAGATATGCCGTTTGCGGATAAAATATTCGATTTGGTGCATACCAGCGTGGCCATGCACGAAATGGAGCCAACACAATTGCGAAAGATTCTCAACGAAGTATATCGGGTGTTAAAACCGGGTGGAACGTTTGCACTGGTAGATTTTCACCCACCCACGAATCCCCTATTTTGGCCACCCATATCCTTATTCTTGTGGTTGTTTGAAACGGAAACTGCTTGGCAGTTATTGCAAACGGACTTGCTTAAGTTGTTGGAAGAGATTGGTTTTCAACAGAAAAAACAGATTTTGTATGCCGGGGGAAGTTTGCAGGTGATTCAGGTAAATAAGTAA
- a CDS encoding tyrosine-type recombinase/integrase, translating to MLATSTARMRQAKRTSQQMRDGREYLTAVEIETLLNTAKSASSGEFLKCRNYALILLAFRHGLRVSEAVDTKWASIDLQSARFWVNRLKGSISGSHPLGKDEVRSLKKLRSLNVHTPWVFTTSQGVPINEASARKCVERLGVKASLSIPIHFHMLRHSCGYALANAGRDTRLIQDWLGHRDIKNTAKYTALAPNRFEGLWED from the coding sequence ATGTTAGCTACTTCTACGGCAAGAATGAGACAAGCTAAGAGAACCTCCCAACAAATGAGAGATGGGAGGGAATATCTTACAGCCGTAGAAATCGAAACATTACTTAATACTGCTAAGTCTGCTAGTTCTGGTGAGTTCCTCAAGTGTCGTAATTATGCTCTGATATTGCTGGCTTTCCGGCACGGGCTGAGAGTATCCGAAGCTGTGGATACAAAATGGGCATCTATTGACCTGCAATCAGCTAGATTCTGGGTAAATCGCTTAAAGGGAAGTATTTCGGGTTCTCATCCGTTGGGGAAGGATGAGGTGCGATCGCTCAAGAAATTGCGATCGCTAAATGTTCATACCCCGTGGGTCTTCACAACTTCTCAGGGTGTCCCCATCAATGAGGCTAGCGCTCGTAAGTGCGTTGAGCGCTTGGGTGTAAAGGCTAGTTTGTCGATTCCGATTCACTTTCATATGCTGCGGCACAGCTGCGGTTATGCGTTGGCTAATGCTGGGAGAGATACCCGGTTAATTCAAGATTGGCTCGGTCATCGGGATATTAAGAATACGGCTAAATATACCGCTCTGGCTCCTAATCGGTTTGAGGGGCTGTGGGAAGATTGA
- a CDS encoding tetratricopeptide repeat protein produces the protein MTDFNNAIAAYTRAIAANPRYAEAYFYRGNSYYARGRWHRGNRNDLRGAIANYSQALKLGYPRRNDVLFNRANARGAVGDYRGALADFNEAIRTDRRPGIRQFRALAHYFLRNRNAAIADLQAVANAHYQSGSTERYQSIMNVIAAIKKGQNPTNSYPNSISWAINDFIEGKRTRCPWD, from the coding sequence GTGACCGATTTCAATAATGCGATCGCAGCTTACACGCGAGCGATTGCCGCCAATCCCAGATATGCCGAAGCTTATTTTTATCGCGGAAACTCTTACTATGCGAGAGGGCGTTGGCATAGGGGGAACCGGAACGACCTTCGGGGTGCGATCGCAAATTACAGTCAAGCTCTTAAACTAGGTTACCCGCGTCGAAACGACGTGCTATTTAACCGAGCAAACGCTCGCGGTGCGGTGGGCGATTATCGCGGCGCTTTGGCTGATTTCAATGAAGCGATCCGAACCGATCGCAGACCCGGTATCCGCCAATTTCGAGCTTTAGCTCATTACTTTTTGAGAAATCGCAATGCAGCGATCGCAGACTTGCAGGCAGTAGCAAACGCTCACTATCAATCTGGATCGACAGAAAGATACCAGTCAATAATGAATGTAATTGCGGCGATCAAAAAAGGACAAAATCCCACTAACTCTTACCCTAATAGTATTAGCTGGGCAATTAATGATTTTATTGAAGGAAAACGAACGAGATGCCCTTGGGATTGA
- a CDS encoding GIY-YIG nuclease family protein yields MYVYLLHFSRPINPNRPAQHYLGSTIDIDERLRQHRKGQGSRLCEVARERGISFQLAELFIDADYRQLERTFKRRRNHPKLCPICSKQ; encoded by the coding sequence ATGTATGTCTACCTTTTGCACTTTAGCCGTCCGATCAATCCAAACCGTCCAGCACAACATTATCTCGGTAGTACGATCGACATCGACGAACGACTAAGACAGCACCGAAAAGGACAAGGTTCTCGCCTGTGCGAAGTAGCAAGAGAACGCGGTATAAGTTTCCAATTGGCAGAACTTTTTATCGACGCTGACTACCGACAATTAGAACGAACTTTCAAACGCAGACGCAATCACCCCAAACTTTGCCCCATATGCTCCAAGCAGTAA
- a CDS encoding transposase — protein sequence MDRVLISVDAAGFQPLPRHTQLTPKQKWLTGSLPGVVRGFFGCPFHFIHMHVQTIIGMDISAYWVDVVVLREKLSIAPRDFFESKKFKDCHHRIECNADGINFIKSMSPAMIVLETTGSYSRFWINSFEANGLAYLIANQTMLRDTRKAFAGSDNKSDAFDALLLAHLYFIYYQDCYDRRYWVKDRHPTIKLIRRLLLDLKSIVRKRTADINYTKQRLASEYPAKADVHSRRPNGQLDPDIPPAFWAWVANWQSDKWNMTPRVVARFENQYRNAIEKGEGTGFSDLTRQYAKLICSHHVSEAMVERELLPLVRNEMFGEYHKIFDSFAFGDRERAWLLVRIYPFADYLALPRNRALRRFRQALGVGKIERSSGKSSGRAAKNTGSSELRSILWTYVNYRIEKGLEKSFSSEGSPQTNVRDSCPDTPVCKELRAYFIDRAFTNNRKIKGRALSDARNATCRKLAELVFREMWRSRVK from the coding sequence GTGGATCGAGTGCTAATTTCAGTGGATGCGGCAGGCTTCCAACCCCTGCCGCGTCATACCCAATTGACCCCTAAACAGAAATGGCTGACTGGTAGTTTGCCCGGAGTGGTTCGTGGGTTTTTTGGGTGCCCTTTTCATTTTATCCATATGCACGTTCAAACAATTATCGGGATGGACATCAGCGCCTACTGGGTTGATGTAGTGGTTTTGCGCGAGAAATTATCTATTGCACCGCGCGATTTTTTTGAATCAAAAAAATTTAAGGATTGCCATCATCGAATTGAATGCAATGCAGACGGCATAAACTTCATCAAATCCATGTCGCCTGCAATGATAGTTCTTGAGACGACTGGCTCGTATTCGAGATTTTGGATTAACAGTTTTGAAGCTAATGGGCTGGCATATCTGATTGCGAATCAAACCATGCTTCGCGATACCCGAAAAGCATTTGCCGGATCTGATAATAAATCTGATGCTTTCGATGCCTTGCTGCTAGCGCACCTTTACTTCATCTATTACCAAGACTGTTACGATCGTCGCTACTGGGTTAAAGACCGACACCCAACTATAAAACTGATACGGCGTCTGCTCTTAGATCTGAAGTCCATTGTCAGGAAGCGCACGGCAGATATCAACTATACAAAACAGCGGTTGGCTTCTGAATACCCTGCTAAAGCAGACGTGCATAGTCGTCGGCCAAACGGACAGCTAGACCCAGACATTCCGCCAGCGTTTTGGGCATGGGTTGCCAATTGGCAATCTGACAAGTGGAATATGACACCCAGAGTCGTCGCCCGATTTGAAAACCAGTACCGTAATGCGATCGAAAAAGGAGAGGGAACTGGATTTTCAGACCTAACTCGCCAATACGCCAAACTGATTTGCTCGCACCATGTATCAGAAGCTATGGTTGAACGCGAACTTTTACCGCTGGTGAGAAATGAGATGTTTGGTGAGTACCACAAAATCTTTGACAGTTTCGCTTTTGGCGATCGCGAACGAGCCTGGTTACTGGTGAGAATTTATCCTTTTGCTGATTACCTGGCATTACCCAGAAACCGAGCGCTTCGCAGATTTCGGCAAGCGTTAGGCGTAGGTAAAATTGAGCGATCGTCCGGGAAGTCTTCAGGTCGTGCTGCAAAAAATACAGGATCGTCTGAGCTTCGATCGATTTTATGGACTTACGTCAACTATCGGATTGAGAAAGGACTAGAAAAATCTTTCTCATCAGAAGGTTCGCCGCAAACAAATGTAAGAGATAGTTGCCCGGACACACCCGTGTGTAAAGAACTTCGTGCCTATTTCATCGATCGAGCTTTTACTAATAATCGAAAAATTAAGGGTAGGGCGCTATCAGACGCTCGAAATGCAACTTGTCGGAAATTGGCAGAATTAGTCTTTAGAGAAATGTGGCGAAGTCGGGTGAAGTGA
- the hemH gene encoding ferrochelatase, giving the protein MGRTGVLLLNLGGPDQLEDVRPFLFNLFSDPEIIRLPFPWLQKPLAWLISTMRARKSQENYRQIGGGSPLRRITEAQGEALKAELERKGEPAGIYIGMRYWHPFTEEAIARIKRDRIDRLVILPLYPQFSISTSGSSFRLLEKIWQEDVVLDRVDYTVIRSWYQEPRYLQAMADLIARELDQFSNPNEVTIFFSAHGVPVSYVEEAGDPYQKEIEECTALIMKTLNRPNSHVLAYQSRVGPVEWLKPYTEDAIKELAAQEVKDLLVVPISFVSEHIETLEEIDIEYREIAEEAGIHNFRRVPALNTHPVFIEALADLVVDALKSPKVQLSEVTQLKKKVKMYPQENWEWGLTTSAEVWNGRVAMIGLIALLIELISGHGPLHFVGLL; this is encoded by the coding sequence ATGGGGCGTACTGGGGTTTTATTACTAAATTTGGGCGGGCCAGATCAATTAGAAGATGTCCGTCCGTTTCTATTTAATTTATTTTCCGATCCAGAAATCATTCGCCTGCCCTTTCCCTGGTTACAAAAACCCCTGGCATGGCTAATCTCTACAATGCGAGCCAGGAAATCCCAAGAAAATTATCGCCAAATCGGAGGCGGATCTCCCTTACGGCGGATTACAGAAGCGCAAGGAGAAGCATTAAAAGCAGAATTAGAGCGGAAAGGAGAACCAGCAGGCATATATATAGGTATGCGTTACTGGCATCCCTTTACGGAAGAAGCGATCGCAAGGATAAAACGCGATCGGATCGATCGTCTGGTCATCCTCCCTTTGTATCCCCAATTCTCCATCAGCACTAGCGGTTCCAGTTTCCGATTGCTAGAAAAAATTTGGCAAGAAGACGTTGTACTCGATCGCGTTGACTACACCGTAATTCGTTCCTGGTATCAAGAACCGAGATATCTGCAAGCAATGGCAGACTTAATTGCCCGGGAACTAGACCAGTTTTCTAACCCCAATGAAGTGACGATTTTCTTTAGCGCCCACGGCGTCCCCGTCAGCTACGTAGAAGAAGCAGGCGATCCTTACCAAAAAGAAATCGAGGAATGCACTGCCTTGATTATGAAGACGCTGAATCGTCCTAACTCTCACGTTCTAGCTTATCAAAGTCGGGTTGGCCCGGTGGAATGGCTCAAACCTTACACTGAAGACGCCATTAAAGAACTAGCTGCCCAAGAAGTTAAGGATCTCCTCGTCGTACCCATCAGCTTTGTTTCCGAACATATCGAAACCTTAGAAGAAATCGATATCGAGTACCGGGAAATCGCAGAAGAAGCAGGCATTCATAACTTCCGTCGCGTCCCCGCCCTCAATACCCATCCCGTATTTATTGAAGCATTAGCAGATTTAGTAGTTGATGCCCTCAAATCCCCCAAAGTACAGCTTTCTGAAGTAACTCAACTGAAGAAGAAAGTGAAGATGTATCCCCAAGAGAATTGGGAATGGGGCTTAACTACCTCAGCAGAAGTTTGGAACGGGCGCGTAGCAATGATCGGTTTGATAGCCTTGTTAATCGAACTGATCAGCGGTCATGGCCCTCTACACTTCGTTGGATTACTGTGA